In Malania oleifera isolate guangnan ecotype guangnan chromosome 8, ASM2987363v1, whole genome shotgun sequence, a single window of DNA contains:
- the LOC131162878 gene encoding CO(2)-response secreted protease-like has translation MKGFSFLPVFLFAIFLVLCLRGAKAADHQAQNDGVYIVYMGAATTRNGSPRADHLHLLNSVLRRKRDAIVHNYKNGFSGFAARLSKTEAQSIAQQPGVVSVFPDPLLQLHTTRSWDFLKHQTDQIIDASSSSYSSNSQSSSSDTIIGILDTGIWPESESFSDNDMDPIPSRWKGTCEEGKRFNSSNCNKKLIGARYYGDDTSEYQTPRDFLGHGTHVASTAAGSLIPNASYYGLAMGTAVGGSSKSRIAMYRVCLPIGCPGSSIMAGYDDAIADGVDVLSLSLGASSFFKPDLSTDPIAIGAFHAVEKGITVVCSAGNDGPDAETVTNEAPWILTVAATTIDRDFESDIVVGGNKVFKGEGIQFSNLGNSPVYPFLYGKSAKYSSEDEARNCNPGSLDKNMTKGKIVLCDNDDKSYSSRQKIQEVQSQGGIGLVLVDDQSGVVAFNYKSFPVSVITSKDAPNILSYITSTKNPVATILPTKTVIKYKPAPTIAYFSSRGPSSAILNLLKPDIAAPGVNILAAWIGNDTSQTPEGKEPPLFNIISGTSMSCPHVSGVAATLKSQNPTWSPAAIRSAIMTTATQTNNLKARITIDSGLEATPFDYGAGEISPLGSLQPGLVYETDKIDYLLFLCYYGYDLSKIKLISPTLPDGFACPKNSTSDLISNINYPSITISKFDGKGSKVVTRTVTNVGASDETIYTASIDAPSGMNVKVVPNKLQFMKNTNKLSYQVTFSLSKSAAFKGDAFGSITWTNGKYIVRSPFVVSNRSG, from the exons atgaaAGGCTTCTCATTTCTCCCTGTGTTTCTCTTTGCCATCTTCCTTGTTCTATGCCTGCGGGGAGCCAAAGCAGCTGATCATCAAGCACAGAATGATGGTGTTTACATTGTGTACATGGGAGCTGCTACTACACGAAATGGTTCCCCAAGGGCTGACCATCTTCATCTTCTCAACTCTGTGTTAAGAAG GAAAAGAGATGCAATCGTGCACAACTATAAAAATGGTTTCTCAGGCTTCGCAGCTCGGTTGTCAAAGACAGAAGCACAGTCAATTGCTCAACAACCAGGAGTTGTATCGGTGTTTCCTGATCCACTATTGCAACTTCACACAACTCGTTCATGGGACTTTCTCAAACATCAAACCGATCAAATAATTGATGCTAGCTCTAGTTCCTACTCATCTAATTCACAATCCTCTAGTTCAGACACTATTATTGGCATATTGGATACAG GTATTTGGCCGGAATCAGAAAGCTTTAGTGACAACGATATGGATCCAATTCCATCAAGATGGAAAGGAACTTGTGAGGAAGGGAAGCGTTTTAACTCCTCTAATTGTAACAA AAAGCTAATTGGAGCAAGATATTATGGTGACGACACATCGGAGTATCAAACGCCTAGGGATTTCTTGGGGCATGGTACACATGTGGCCTCAACCGCTGCAGGGAGTTTGATTCCTAATGCATCGTATTATGGCTTGGCAATGGGAACTGCTGTGGGTGGATCATCCAAGTCAAGGATTGCTATGTATAGGGTGTGTTTGCCAATTGGGTGCCCTGGGTCTTCTATCATGGCAGGATATGATGACGCAATCGCAGATGGTGTCGATGTGCTATCACTGTCGCTTGGTGCTTCATCATTTTTTAAACCTGATCTATCGACTGATCCAATTGCCATTGGAGCATTTCATGCAGTTGAGAAAGGAATTACCGTCGTTTGCTCGGCAGGGAATGATGGGCCTGACGCTGAAACTGTCACAAATGAAGCTCCATGGATTTTGACTGTTGCTGCTACCACCATTGACCGAGATTTTGAGTCTGATATTGTCGTAGGAGGAAACAAAGTCTTTAAG GGTGaaggcatacaattttccaaTCTAGGAAATTCTCCAGTGTACCCGTTCCTATATGGCAAATCGGCCAAATATAGCAGTGAAGATGAAGCAAG AAATTGCAATCCAGGTTCACTAGATAAAAACATGACAAAGGGGAAAATTGTTCTCTGTGATAATGATGACAAAAGTTACTCCTCGAGACAGAAGATACAAGAAGTGCAGAGCCAAGGAGGAATTGGATTAGTTTTGGTGGATGATCAAAGTGGAGTAGTTGCTTTTAACTATAAATCTTTTCCGGTGTCTGTAATCACTTCAAAGGACGCTCCTAATATCCTATCTTATATCACTTCAACAAA aaacccagtGGCTACTATTCTGCCTACCAAAACAGTGATAAAATACAAGCCGGCACCTACCATTGCTTACTTCTCATCAAGAGGTCCTTCATCGGCTATATTAAACCTTCTCAAG CCTGATATTGCTGCACCAGGGGTGAACATTTTGGCAGCATGGATTGGCAATGACACATCACAAACTCCAGAAGGAAAGGAGCCTCcactatttaatattatctcAGGAACTTCGATGTCTTGTCCACATGTTTCAGGCGTCGCTGCCACACTCAAATCCCAAAATCCCACATGGAGCCCCGCTGCAATTAGATCGGCTATTATGACAACAG CAACTCAGACAAATAATTTGAAGGCCCGAATAACAATTGATTCTGGTTTGGAAGCCACTCCTTTCGATTATGGTGCAGGAGAGATAAGCCCATTGGGATCACTACAGCCAGGGCTAGTCTACGAGACAGACAAAATTGATTACTTGCTGTTTCTTTGTTATTATGGATATGATTTATCAAAGATTAAACTAATCTCGCCGACCCTACCTGATGGATTTGCTTGTCCCAAGAATTCAACTAGTGACTTAATCTCCAATATCAACTACCCATCAATAACCATCTCCAAGTTTGATGGAAAAGGAAGCAAGGTAGTGACTAGAACCGTTACGAACGTTGGGGCTAGTGATGAAACAATTTATACAGCAAGTATTGATGCACCAAGCGGAATGAATGTCAAAGTAGTGCCGAATAAACTACAATTTATGAAGAATACAAATAAGTTGAGTTACCAAGTGACTTTCTCACTATCAAAATCTGCTGCATTCAAAGGAGATGCATTTGGGTCAATTACATGGACTAATGGCAAGTATATAGTCCGAAGTCCATTTGTTGTTAGCAATAGGAGTGGTTAA
- the LOC131161817 gene encoding CO(2)-response secreted protease-like, producing the protein MGAATSPNGSPRADHHHLLNSVLRRKRNAVIRNYKKGFSGFAAWLSKAEAESIAQQPGVVSVFPDVLLQLHTTHTWDFLKHQSNLQSDANFGPSSSFDSKSYGSDTIIGFLDTGIWPESKSFDDKNMGQIPLRWNGACVEGVHFNSSNCNKKLIGAKYYVDNTPRDFFGHGTHVASTAAGAVIPNASYYGLASGTAKGGSFNSRIAMYKVCSLQGCPANAILAAFDDAIADGVDILSVSLGPGSFPPPDVSNPVAIGAFHAVENGITVVCSAGNRGPYAETVTNDAPWILTVAASSIDRKFESSVVLGGNKVFKGEGIHFSTMKNSPVYPLIYAKSAQKVSSNEGDARNCKENSLDRNMVQGKIVLCDNDGEYYSLAMKLQEVKKQGGIGLVLVDDQRTVVALAYDSIAMTVITSKDASEIRSYLNLTRNPVATILPTVTVTKYRPAPTVAYFSSRGPSFNIQNLLKPDIAAPGVNILAAWIGNDASHTPDGKEHPQFNIISGTSMSCPHVTGIAATIKSHNPTWGPSAIRSAIMTTANQMNNLGAQITTDSGSQATPYDYGAGELSPSRSLQPGLVYETDSIDYLHFLCYQGYDLSKIKLILPSLPNGFTCPNNSAVDLISNINYPSIAISKFDGKNSKIVNRTVTNVGTKEETIYTARIEAPSGLKVKVVPEKLQFKKNIKKLSFQVIFSSSNPFAFNSKAFGSITWTNRKYKVRSPFVISN; encoded by the exons ATGGGCGCTGCTACTTCCCCAAATGGTTCCCCAAGGGCCGATCACCATCACCTTCTCAACTCTGTCTTAAGAAG GAAAAGAAACGCAGTGATACGCAACTATAAAAAGGGCTTCTCGGGCTTCGCAGCTTGGCTGTCAAAGGCAGAGGCAGAATCAATTGCTCAGCAACCAGGAGTTGTATCCGTATTTCCTGACGTGCTCTTACAGCTTCACACAACTCATACATGGGATTTCCTCAAACATCAATCTAATTTACAAAGCGATGCTAATTTTGGCCCCTCCTCATCATTTGATTCAAAATCTTATGGATCGGACACCATTATTGGCTTCTTGGATACAG GCATTTGGCCAGAATCAAAAAGTTTTGACGACAAGAATATGGGTCAAATTCCATTACGGTGGAACGGAGCCTGCGTCGAAGGAGTTCACTTCAATTCCTCCAACTGTAACAA AAAGCTAATTGGAGCAAAATATTATGTTGACAATACACCTAGAGATTTCTTCGGCCATGGCACACATGTGGCATCAACTGCTGCAGGGGCAGTGATTCCTAATGCATCATATTATGGGTTGGCATCAGGGACTGCCAAGGGTGGGTCATTCAATTCAAGGATTGCGATGTATAAAGTATGTTCGCTCCAAGGGTGTCCTGCCAATGCTATATTGGCAGCATTTGATGATGCAATCGCAGATGGCGTTGATATATTGTCTGTGTCACTTGGTCCGGGGTCATTTCCACCACCTGATGTATCAAATCCAGTGGCGATCGGAGCATTTCATGCAGTAGAGAACGGGATTACTGTGGTTTGCTCAGCAGGGAATAGAGGACCCTATGCTGAAACAGTCACAAATGATGCTCCATGGATCCTAACTGTTGCTGCGTCTAGTATTGACAGAAAGTTCGAGTCCAGTGTTGTGTTAGGTGGAAACAAAGTCTTCAAG GGAGAAGGCATACATTTTTCTACTATGAAAAATTCTCCCGTGTATCCATTGATTTATGCTAAATCGGCCCAGAAAGTTTCTAGTAACGAAGGTGACGCAAG AAATTGCAAAGAAAATTCGCTAGATAGGAACATGGTGCAAGGCAAAATTGTTCTTTGTGATAATGATGGCGAATATTACTCCTTGGCAATGAAATTGCAAGAAGTTAAGAAGCAAGGAGGAATTGGATTAGTTTTGGTGGATGACCAAAGAACAGTCGTTGCTCTAGCTTACGATTCTATTGCAATGACAGTAATTACTTCAAAGGATGCTTCAGAGATCCGATCTTATCTCAATTTAACTAG aAATCCAGTGGCCACAATTCTACCTACTGTTACAGTGACAAAATACAGGCCTGCACCAACTGTTGCATACTTCTCATCAAGAGGCCCTTCATTTAACATACAAAACCTACTCAAG CCTGATATTGCAGCACCGGGGGTGAACATTTTGGCAGCATGGATTGGCAATGATGCATCACACACTCCAGATGGGAAGGAGCACCCACAATTTAATATAATCTCAGGAACTTCAATGTCTTGTCCACATGTTACAGGAATCGCTGCAACAATCAAATCTCACAACCCTACATGGGGTCCTTCGGCAATTAGATCTGCCATTATGACAACTG CGAATCAAATGAACAACTTGGGGGCTCAAATAACAACTGATTCAGGTTCTCAAGCCACTCCTTATGATTATGGTGCAGGGGAGCTAAGCCCGTCAAGATCTTTACAGCCAGGGCTAGTTTACGAGACGGATTCTATTGATTACTTGCACTTTCTTTGTTACCAGGGATATGATTTGTCCAAAATTAAATTGATCTTGCCATCGCTACCTAATGGATTCACTTGTCCCAATAATTCAGCTGTTGATTTAATCTCCAATATCAACTACCCATCAATAGCCATCTCCAAATTTGACGGGAAAAATAGCAAGATTGTAAATAGAACTGTGACAAATGTTGGGACTAAGGAAGAAACAATCTATACTGCTAGGATTGAGGCACCTAGCGGATTGAAAGTCAAGGTGGTACCCGAGAAATTGCAATTTAAAAAGAATATAAAGAAGTTGAGTTTTCAAGTAATTTTCTCATCCTCAAACCCTTTTGCATTCAACAGCAAAGCATTTGGGTCAATTACGTGGACTAATAGGAAGTATAAAGTCCGAAGTCCATTTGTTATTAGCAATTGA